The genome window CAAGGGGCCTGGCCCGAAAGCCGGTCTTTGCCCCGGTGCCCATGATGAGCAAGGAGGGCAAGACCCTCCCTCTACCAATGGGAACAGGCCCTCCTTGGCAAAAGAGAAAGGGCAGGTGTTGGGAGAAGACATGAATCCAAATTTCACCCAAGAGGTCCAGGTCGGGCGAGAGACAATCCAGTCATTCCATGCAACTTCCGACCTGGGCCTGGCTGTGAATCAGTGCGACGGGCGGTCCAGCACTGCCTATGCCTTCTCCTCTGTTGCAAAGGTCCAAGTGGAGGAGAGCGTCATTAAAGAGAAGAGGCCGAAAGAAGGAAGTTATGGGCAGGCATCAGTCTCAGGGGCCAACCTGAGAGGCAAAGTCTATGACTACTACGTCCGGTCTGTCTCCCAGTCCGTGTTGAATGAAAGGCCCTCCTATCAAACTGCGGTCACCCAAACAAATGGTAACCCACCCACCACTGGCCTGCCCAATAGTCTAGAGGCATGCCTGTGCCAGAATTCAGCAACAGGAGAGGAGGAGAACAGAGCTGCCCTAAGGGAAGGTCCAGCCTCGTCTTCTGGTACTCTCTTCTCACAGGATAATGCAAAGAGCGCACAACGCGTAAATCAGAAAGAGACGGAGAAAGAAGCAAGTGGGACAGGACGCGGCTTCAGCCGCAAGGCAAGTTTCCATCAGATTGCAGAAAACCCTGAGCTTCAGGTGCAGATGGAGGGATTTGGTTCTCCGGCATCCGGAAAATCAGGCAGCAGCACGCCAGATACCAGTCCCGTCAATCCCCACTCGGTTTCCTCCCTGGCTGGATCTCTGCAGAGCCTCCAGGCTGACCCAGGCGTGGAGCCCACAGTGAAGCTTGTGGCTGGCGCCAAGTTCTTCCACATCCCGCTGAAGTCAGAGTCCTCCATAGACATCCATGTGGACTTGGGCAACTGTTATGAGGTCTTGTGTATGGCCAAGAAACAGAAGCTGGAGAGGGTCCAGGAAGCGGCTTATAAGGTCATGAGTGAGAATTACCTCCAAGTGCTCAGGACCCCTGCCATTTATGGACGCCTCAATGCCCTGGAGAGGGACCTGATCCTGCAGAGACGGATGCGGGGCAGGAAGTATGTGGCTGTTGCGGATGTCAGCTCGCAGGATCATGGACACGGCTCAAGCAAACTCTGTTACTACGACGACCACAGTGACACATGGCACCTGCAGACATATGTGCCAGTGGAAATTGTCTCCAGGGGCTGCACAGTGTGCAACATGTTCAATTATCTTTTTGTTGTGGCTGGCTGTGAAGGGCGAGGGAAAAACCAGAAACCTTCCAACCGGGTCTTCTGCTACAACCCGTTGACGAACATCTGGCGAGAGATCTGCCCGTTGAACCAAGCCAGGCCTCACTGTAAGCTGGTAGCCTTGGATGGCTGCCTGTATGCCATTGGAGGAGAATGCCTTTACACAGTCGAGCGCTACGACCCGCGAATGGATCGCTGGACTTTCACAGCCCCCTTGCCCAATGACACCTTTGCCGTGGCCCACACTGCCACTGTGTGTGATGGGGAGATCTACGTCACGGGGGGTACATTGCGGTACATGCTGCTAAGGTACATCAGCCGGTCAAACACCTGGAAGGTCAGCCTGACCGGAGGAAGCAAGGACAGGACCACAGAGATGGTGACCGTCAACCGTTTCATCTACCGGTTTGACCTGAACCGCAGCATGGGCATCAGCGTCTACCGCTGCAGTGCCAAAGCTAAGCTTTGGTATGAATGTGCCACCCACCCCATGCCTTTCCCAGCTTGCTTCCAGTGTGCTGTTGTCGATAACCTGGTATATTGCATCAGCCGGCAGTTCAATATCCGCTTCCTCGCGGATTATGTCTCACCGCGGTTTGGGACCAAGGAGTTACAAAATTTCccctccccaagggggacccttTTCCCAGTGACTCTTGTGCTGCCTGACCGAGGGGCGCCGCAAACGAGGGTCTGACAGTGACTGCAGAATCTGCCTGGGGGCCTTGGGGAAGCAAAGCCAGTTAATTCCACAGGTTCACTGATGACGGCCTCCTCCTGCTAGCTGATTTCCATACATCTGTCAAGGGAGATGGAGCTACGAGTGGGTTGGCAGCGTCTGTTTATTTTAAGATACTTAAATCCTTGTAAATTTGCATGCAAATTAAACGCAGCCTTTGGGGTCTTGGACAGTCGCCAGTACAGGCCTCGTTAGTGCAAACTTAGGCAAAGTCAGCGTAGGCTGGATGGCACGCTACCACCGCATGTTTTCATGATCTGCAATACTGCGGATGCGCAGCAGCGCCCAGGGTGTTTCCCGCCCTCCTGATCCCAACTCTGAGA of Eublepharis macularius isolate TG4126 chromosome 17, MPM_Emac_v1.0, whole genome shotgun sequence contains these proteins:
- the KLHDC7A gene encoding kelch domain-containing protein 7A — protein: MIRGGEGTAGQPPEMQLAGKLALSAAALLLLTLAYKYYRSRVSAGTLGDGNVRTGAGKEAGRKELPKCDGTDREAAVQELRYRPIHGKGAEENGRPAGQNLHLCSPSTVEMSKLQHTPVGRELNFLYAKEEEEEEEEEEGRQRKEMSHLGAGLQPDKKHSLPEAEEEEEAAKEEGRAGTVLSYAGEAGAADGVAGAPPCGRPTSLDLLSRGCDVSSSDSDCKGPGPKAGLCPGAHDEQGGQDPPSTNGNRPSLAKEKGQVLGEDMNPNFTQEVQVGRETIQSFHATSDLGLAVNQCDGRSSTAYAFSSVAKVQVEESVIKEKRPKEGSYGQASVSGANLRGKVYDYYVRSVSQSVLNERPSYQTAVTQTNGNPPTTGLPNSLEACLCQNSATGEEENRAALREGPASSSGTLFSQDNAKSAQRVNQKETEKEASGTGRGFSRKASFHQIAENPELQVQMEGFGSPASGKSGSSTPDTSPVNPHSVSSLAGSLQSLQADPGVEPTVKLVAGAKFFHIPLKSESSIDIHVDLGNCYEVLCMAKKQKLERVQEAAYKVMSENYLQVLRTPAIYGRLNALERDLILQRRMRGRKYVAVADVSSQDHGHGSSKLCYYDDHSDTWHLQTYVPVEIVSRGCTVCNMFNYLFVVAGCEGRGKNQKPSNRVFCYNPLTNIWREICPLNQARPHCKLVALDGCLYAIGGECLYTVERYDPRMDRWTFTAPLPNDTFAVAHTATVCDGEIYVTGGTLRYMLLRYISRSNTWKVSLTGGSKDRTTEMVTVNRFIYRFDLNRSMGISVYRCSAKAKLWYECATHPMPFPACFQCAVVDNLVYCISRQFNIRFLADYVSPRFGTKELQNFPSPRGTLFPVTLVLPDRGAPQTRV